A DNA window from Daucus carota subsp. sativus chromosome 3, DH1 v3.0, whole genome shotgun sequence contains the following coding sequences:
- the LOC135151712 gene encoding uncharacterized protein LOC135151712: MGAVAADGGRSGIAATGSNNEKQIDASEAYSEQFDLSEIDELTQVEGWVNDDEEETAAIQAENVALQAQIAALRAENDRLRAKRQKFRDEIWRDSSFKDFVQFDLLGTDVLDQVMGHWLKNENTKLKETNDALRRQLLNDNQPNCACGCEDGGEDSEDDNGGH, translated from the exons ATGGGTGCCGTTGCTGCTGATGGTGGCCGAAGCGGAATTGCTGCTACTGGTAGCAACAATGAGAAACAAATTGATGCATCAGAAGC CTACTCTGAGCAGTTTGACCTTTCGGAAATAGATGAGCTTACTCAAGTCGAGGGTTGGGTGAACGATGATGAG GAGGAAACCGCTGCTATCCAAGCAGAAAATGTTGCTCTCCAAGCCCAAATAGCTGCTCTCCGAGCTGAAAACGACAGGCTTCGAGCTAAAAGACAGAAATTTCGAGATGAAATTTGGAGAGACAG ctCCTTCAAGGACTTTGTGCAATTTGACCTGCTGGGAACAGATGTGCTTGATCAAGTCATGGGCCATTGGTTGAAGAATGAGAACACTAAACTGAAG GAGACAAATGATGCACTCCGACGACAACTTCTAAATGATAATCAACCAAACTGTGCATGTGGATGCGAGGATGGGGGAGAAGACTCAGAGGATGACAATGGCGGCCATTAG